From the genome of Agromyces badenianii:
ACGTACGCGGGGGAGTCCTGGTAGATGCCCGTGTCGCCCTCGGCGAAGTCGGCGTCGGCGCCCTCGGGCCAGCTCGACTCGTAGCCGTTCTGCAGTAGCGTCCACGCGTCTTTCACGTAGTACGTCTCGTCGAAGACGATCGTGCTCGGATGACCCAGATTCCAGAACCGCAGCACCGCCGCGATGAGGGTGACGATGATCGGGCCGCCCCAGTACCAGAGCGCGCGTCGACGGGGGGTCGAGAGCACCCGCGCCCACCGGTCGTCGAGCCGGGTGCCCCGGCGCTCCTCGACGGGCGCGTGGGTTCGCTCATCGCTCGGCGCGTCGGTGCGCTCGTCGCGGGCGGATGCCCCGTCGGCGTGCTCCTCGCGCGTCTCGGCGGCGCCCGGCTCCACTCCCATGGGCCAACCCTAAACGAGTCGAGCCGACCGGCGGATGTCATGCTTGGGGCCATGATCATCCTCGCGGCGACGCCCATCGGCAACCTCGGCGACGCTTCAGCCCGGCTTCGAGACGCCCTCGAGACGGCCCCCGTCATCGCCTCGGAGGACACGAGGGTGACGCAGCGTCTGCTCGCGGGGCTCGGCATCGCCAATCGCCCGCGACTCATCGCGCTGCACGAGCACAACGAGCGGCAGAAGGCGGCCGAGCTCGTCGCTCTCGCCCGCGACGCCGACCTGCTCGTACTGAGCGACGCGGGAATGCCGACCGTCTCCGACCCGGGCTTTCCGCTCGTCGCCGCCGCGGCCGCCGCCGGGGTGCAGGTGACCGCGATCCCCGGCCCCTCTGCCGTGATCACCGCGCTCGCCGTCTCAGGGCTGCCGACGGATCGTTTCGCCTTCGAGGGGTTCCTGCCCCGCAAGCCGGGGGAGCGCAGTCGGCGACTCGCCGAGCTGGCCGGCGACCGCCGCACGCTGCTGTTCTTCGAGGCGCCGTCGCGGCTGGCGGCGAGCCTCTCGGCGCTCGCGGAGGCGT
Proteins encoded in this window:
- the rsmI gene encoding 16S rRNA (cytidine(1402)-2'-O)-methyltransferase, with product MIILAATPIGNLGDASARLRDALETAPVIASEDTRVTQRLLAGLGIANRPRLIALHEHNERQKAAELVALARDADLLVLSDAGMPTVSDPGFPLVAAAAAAGVQVTAIPGPSAVITALAVSGLPTDRFAFEGFLPRKPGERSRRLAELAGDRRTLLFFEAPSRLAASLSALAEAFGADRPAAVCRELTKLYEEVRRGPLGELATWAEGGVRGEIVIVVGGAAEQEANPERALERVLELAASGTRLKEAAALVAAESGLSTRDLYEAALQARKRG